aggagtactctgctcttaaatatctggatctgagacgagtcatcttcagatacttggaagtgaccaatgatttccggaaatcggatcatctgtttgtcctgtttgcaggtcctcgtaagggtctgcaggctgctaagcctacagtggcaagatgggtcaaggaagccattgcagcggcttatgtggccgcggggaaggtgccgcctatccagctgaaggctcactccacgagagctcaggcggcctcgatggcagaggccggatccgtctccttggaagagatatgcaaggcggcaacttgggcttcggctcatacattctccaagcattaccgtttgactgtggctgcacgggcggaggcccggtttggagcttcagtgttgaggtcagggatttcaatgtcccgccctgggtgagtactgcttcggtacatcccaccagtctatggattgatcagcttgatgatatggaaggtaaaattatgtataatcatacctgataattttatttccattaatcatagctgatcaatccatagcccctcccagatatctgttctgtttttattctggttgcatttcaggttcaagtttagtcttcagttatttcagaaagacttcgtgtcaagttctttcacttggattcttcaagagttgagacgagttgtgttacagtgagctgctgcattcctctcccctccgttttacggggctggattgagacataaattctgccggcactccctcccgcttcgtgcggctgtagggcagctttgtacccctcccgcttcggcggtgtttagggtcagtcagctcctcccgcggttgcggtttgcaggataagccagatccccccgcatcggcgggtgtggtgtccctcccccgctccgtgggatgagctggacggattcccctcccccacttgtgtggggatgagctgggttaattcccctcccccgtttcggcggtggtgagctgggcagagtgtcccttcgtgggtgtaattctctaagtgctgagtcctgcggatggagctttgatatcgacatactgaggagtttccggcagcacatgaccacatatagggaggcaaaagtttgctctctatctccacctgctggtagatggacacaacccaccagtctatggattgatcagctatgattaatggaaagaaaattatcaggtatgattatacataatttaccatatagccttgggtgaatttcttctaaaggtggttaataaatcctaaaaaatcaataaatagagAAAAAGCTGGGGGTAGCACTACCAGTTCTCCTGCTGCTGGGCTTTCCTTCTTCAGCTGTGTCTcttgctattttatttttttattttagttacatttgtaccccgcgctttcccactcatggcaggctcaatgcggcttacatatacaggtacttatttgtacctggggcaatggagggttaagtgacttgcccagagtcacaaggagctgtgcctgaggtgggaatcgaactcagtttccccaggaccagagtccaccaccctaacccactagaccactcctccactattgctgCCCTCTTGGGAAACCAGTGAGCTGTGTCACATTAGAGGGGTCTGTGCCcctcctgctctctcccctgtgccTTGTGTCCTTGTAGCCAAGTAAGTATCTTTGCAAAACTGACCTCACAGTGTCTTAAAACTGAGGGATAATTTAAGAGCTACAGGAAGACTGAATCCTGGCTTCAGAGTTGTTTAATTTATTTCATTTGATGATATATTGCATTTAGAGTAACATTGCATCCAATTGCTCACACTGCCTCCTTTTTATACAGGCATTTGCAAATTGATAAGCACTTATTTAAAAACTACCTCAGATTTATGTTCAGGgtagtcattttcaaaatatctGAACTGTAAACTTTTAGGACTGTCTTCTACGTctcttttttgtactttttgaggcaATTTGGGGATTAGAGTGTAAATACTGGACACTAGAAAATAAGATGTTGTGTATGCATTTTTCAACACTAAAAGATGAAAGGTCGTTGAAATAGTGTGAGCTGCATGTGTCAGAAAGCTACTACTGTGATCATGTGAGAAATATGAATCCCTGTTTTTCTTTGAGCTCGCACTAGATTCATTATAAATAGTAGTGCTACAATGGTGCTTTTGAACTTTGGCTTTAGAGCCAAACATAATACAGAAGCTTTATTGATTTTTATGCTAGATGAAATAAGGTCTGGTTTTGAAAAAAAAGAGagtttttttcctgattttatttGATGTGGCTGCAGCGTTTGATACTGTTAATCATGTTTTACTAATTGAACATTTATGATCTTTTGGTGTTTCATGTAATATGTTAGCGTGGTTTAGACCTTTTTGATAGGCCAAAGTTTTCAGGTTTTCAGGTCTGATTGGATGTCTGTGAAGTAAAAAGTTCAACAAGGCTCTTCATTATCTGccctttaatttgtttatggttccaGTATGTAGACTGTTGATGAAGCTGGGCATTAGTTATCCTTAATCCAATGACGTTTCCTGTCACATCGCAAATTGGGGAAGGAGTCAAATTATCTTAGAGTGATTATTGATTTGGATGAATACCAACTCGCTATCTTTAAATATTGGAAAGACTCAAATTTTGTGGTTATCCTGTTCTGGTGAAAAATGCCTGTTTTCAATTTTTCAGTTTGACAACATATGTCTTCCTATATTATTTCAGTGAAAGCCTAGGAGTGATTTTGGATTCTGCTTTGTCATTTAAGCAAACAGATTCTGCTGTTATTAAGTTTGTATTTTTGTAAATACAGTTGGTTGCGAGACTTAAAGATTTGCTTTCTGTGGAAAAGTTTTGGTGTGTAATGCAGGGTTATGTTCTGctccatttagactactgcaatactcTCTTTTGTGCTCTTCCACAAAAATCTTTGAGGGAATTGCAGGTAGCCCAAAACTCCATTGCTCAGTTAATTGGGGGTATGAATACAGTTAGGAATAGTGTTGAACATTTGAATCCCCAGTTGCAAAAGCTTCACTGGTTGTCTGTTGTTTGTTGCATTAAGCTTAAAATTTTGTTGATAGCTTTTAAAGCCCAAGAGAGTGAAGCTCCTTTAATTTTGGCTCAGAGCCTTAAGGTTTATCAGCCTTCAAGGGAATTGAGATCTTAGGGTTGTCATCTTTTGGATGTGCCTTCTGTTCATCAGGTCCATCTTGCTGAAAGTTGTGCTTGTACATTTCGGGTAGCAGGACCGGTTATATGGAATTCACTTCCATCAGAAATGTGTCAAATTGTTTCATTACTGATGTTTAAGAAACAAAGACTTTCTTGTTTTGTGAGGCATTTTGCTGATTATTATACTGTATTTTGTTGCCAATTTTGGGGATGTATGTTTTCTGCTGTCTGTTTTATTGTAtgttttagtttagttttatgttttatttttatgagtGTATGTTGTAATTCACTTAGATTTATTGGATAGGCGGGAAATAAATTTGATAAGTTAAATAAATGCCCAGTTTTCTCCTTGAGGAAAACAGGATGTTATAACCCCTGCTGGTTCTATACATTTCTTCACAGTTCCTGGAATAGCTCTGTTCAAAGGAGTTTTGAAAATATGAATTTACAAATCCTAAAGTTCTGCCACCAACTATGCCATCTCCTTACTAATCATGCTGTCCTTCCAGTTTCTGAACTACGGGTTCTCCATTGTGGAAGTATAGCTCCACCTCTCTACTCTAACCACTTCCCTGAAAAACAGCCCAATCTTATTTCCACTGTAGGCCAAGATATCATGTGAGGATGGGTGCCTTGTTCTTTTCAGAAATAATATTGCTTCCCTTTCTGTCTGCTTAGGGAAGATGAGAACGATCTATTCGTTGGCATCTAGACACTGAGTCCAAGGGAGAAAGATGCTGCAGTCCAGTAATTACAGCCTGGTGCTGTCACTGCAGTTCTTACTGCTGATCTACGACCTTTTTGTCAACTCTTTCTCTGAGCTGCTGCGTATGGCTCCCGTCATTCAACTCGTCCTCTTCATGTAAGTGTAGTGCTTCCTGTATGTAGATATTTATCACTGATACTTACCCCTTCCTACCTAAAAACCCACTTTGTACATTGTTCATTATTCCCATTAGCTCTTCATTTCATGCATCATGTATGTGTTCAATGGTTTTAAGTCTTCCATACCTGGTCAATACTGAATGCATCCCTGTTCAAAACAAAAGTTGGAGGTAGTAGTAAAATCTGGGTATTGTCATATGCCACATACGTGTCATTCATTTGTGTCTGTATGTAATAATTTAACTGAAATGTGTTTCtctttgcattctgtttttgaAGCCAGCTAGATTCTTAGGGCTATTCTTACAATCTGAAGCAACCTTAAGGTCTTGACAAGATTAGTGTCTCACACAGCATAATTAAATAGTGAAGCTTACATCTGAGTGTGAAAGATTCATAGAAGAGGCAGGTGACAAAGTCAAAGTGGGATTATCAGAATTGCTCTTTTTGTGCAGAAATTCTGATGGACTGTTCTACTCTTTTCTCTCATCGTTCTCTGTTTTTCCTTTTATTCCTCTTTCATGCAAATAATTTTGTTGGCATCTTGGGTTTGTCTCTACAGTATTCAAGACATCGCAATTCTCTTCAATGTCATCATCCTCTTCCTTATGTTTTTCAACACCTTCGTGTTCCAGGCTGGCCTGGTCAGTCTTCTGTTCCATAAGTTCAAAGGCACCATCATCCTATCAGCTGTCTACCTGGCTCTGAGCATTGCTTTCCACATCTGGGTCATGGTAGGGAATCTGGGCAAAGGGATTTATGCTGTTTATTTTGTCATTTATAATATATAGCTATCTAAGCCAGGGCACTGTGCAATAAATTTCATACAGAAGCAGTGAATCTCTTCccacaagagcttacaatctaaatgggTGTCTAAATCAGTAAGTgggaaatgacttgcccaaggtcacagtaGTTGTCAGTGAAGAAACGTGATTTGAGCTCTGGTTTCCTGGGTCCTTAGCTCGTTGTTCTAATCACCAGGATGCAGCTGTGGCCAGGTTTGAGCAAAGTAGGTTGAAGCCTGTATTCTTTAAGTTGAAGGGGCCACTGTAATTTGGCAAGACTACAAAGAACAGTTATGCCCCTTACATTAAGTTGAACAGTAAACCAAAAAGAGGCAGTGCACACAGAGTATGAAATACAGAGAGCAATGGGAATCATTATCTAATCATAGACTTAACATTCAGTAAGGTTCATCTTCCTTTAAATACCAAGCAACATAGAATCTTTTTTATATTCAACTCTCttagaaaaaaaggaggaaacaaGACCTCAGAAAACTTTTCAACAGATCAAGAATTATGTCTGTCCTCATTGGTTCCAAATCTCATTCATTGGTCTTCAAAAAACCTCCAACTTGCTTTTATTTAGTGTTGCTGTGTGCAAAAATTGTGGTAAGTGACTGACCTAAAAACGTCACACATCAAACTCTATTGAAAGCTGAAAGAATCGTGAAAGTGCATGTATCTTTTCATAACCTAACAGGGCACCTGTTTCATCTTATTCAATGTCTTCCTAAGGGGTATTTGTGCTTTTTAGCTCTGTTTATCTGCATAATGAGAATTTTAATTAGAACATCTCTGTAGAAGTTACCacaacatctatataaataattctcacttccaacgttctgaagctcactctgtggcagggaaacacttgaagccctgtactgttggtagtctaggctgtcagcaccactcactctcactaaTAGACCCgtcctcagccacgccccatccagacataattcacaacccccaacgttctaatgaagcctccaacaTTTCAAACGTTCATAAAtttggtagtggtgtagatcCCATGAGTGCTTCCCCGCCCTCACGTTTTAAACGTGATGATGTTAGGGTGGAGCAcagacactcaacgaatcaaggaagcccattgggtaatctctgtttTCACTCCCCAATGCAggtgtcattcccatacactcaaatcaaacaaaatcgccgctgcaccccgtcCCCCAGCCCACagtcccctcacccaccctcccgctgccgctcgctcaccgttccgccgcaaccctcctctccgactctggccatgcagcaggcagattactacacacgagtggaagtgacccaatcaactacactgtaagcaaggaagccattggtttaatctctgtttctactcccccaacacagccgtcattccatACACTCAACAACCAAGCAccacctaggagctgctgatcacattgtcgtctttttttttttttcttcttacatCTGAACActtctaaagctgtttctactggataacTGCGCCTTACAGGTAAATGacaaaggtttttgttttgttttctactgcacacctttttaatttattttgacaAGCGACCCATCTGTAacatagaaaaagacctgcatggtccatccagtctgcccacaagataaactcatatgtgctactttttgtgtataccctacctttgatttgtacctgtcctcgtcagggcacagaccgttttaagtctgcccagcactatccccgcctctcaccaccggctctgccacccaatctcggctaagctcctgaggatccattccttctgaacaggattcctttatgtttatcccacgcatgcacatatgaatatcatgaaatctaaattaaatatcactattttcacatcatttgtcaacaatacaaaatttATCCAGGGTGCCCGTGGCTGCGTCAGCCCCACCATTGCCTGTCAATATGTGTCACTGAAATAGTATGAGGGacctccagctgcctgtgggtcacGACAGGCCTTAGCTGCTGGacgccagaagcagtgtctccttaggttgacagcaaatagcaacccccccccccccccccaccaagcacctcggagggagggaggaaggtaggggacaggaccgtggaactgggagggagggggagcgaccttggaactgggagggagggagggaaggtgaccctggaactgggaggatggggaccctgaaactctgagggagggtggggggggaccctgaaactggaagggggatgaccctggaactcggagggagggagggggggggaccctggaactcggagggagggatggaggggggaccctggaactgggacggagcagggaggggcccctggcacacactctgattctctcacacacacactctctctcacggacacactcacacccagtctcactctctctctgtcacacacacatacactctctcacacagtcaatctcacactctctcaaacacacactccaaggaaaaccttgctagcgcccgtttcatttctgtcagaaacgggcctttttcactagtgatAAATAAATTCATGTTCATCTTACTAAAACATGGAGCTAAAATGGCGCTAGTATTTATAAAATGTCAACAACTTCCTGTTGCTAACACCAACTGCTGACATCACTCAGAAGGGTACTAAAGCAGTAACAATCATTATTATAGTCTTTTGGATGTGAAAATACAAGGCAGACGAGACAGTCAATATTGATTGAAAAATACACTCCAGTCTGTTGAACTGTTCAGCCTATAGGTCCAATGAGTTAATTGTGAATATCCAATAAAATTCTTGCTGTGTAATCTGTTCATGCAGTTGCCACCTCTGTTGTAAACGACTGAACATCAGAGTGAAACATTTCAGACTATCACATTCATGAGTGAGCATCACAATGCTTAACTAGCGGCTCATTGGTCCTATGTCTCTTCAGATTGGATTTATATTCTTCCATCCTAGTTCTTAAGCATCTCGACTGTTCCAATATGAGGGATTTTAAGGATCAAGCTAAGAATTTGATTATCAATGTCAGCGGAAGAGGTTATCCTGATAACGTACTAAAGAAGTCATATAGATGGGCAAAATACACCAACCAGGATTTACTGTTATCTACGGGCAATATCATGAGATGAaaagacacagatctgtgtcttgAGTGTTACAAGAAGAGGAGCTCTGAGTGGCCTTTTCCAGAGAAAAATGTAAAGGACGTTTTGAGTCCAGCTAATGTTTGTGTGAAAAAGAGAGCATTTAATCAGATTTTACCATCAGGATGTTTCAAATGCACTGATGCAATATTTGTGACATTACTCTGAAGACAAAGTTTTAAAATTCGTGGATGGAAAACATAAACTTCAAAGAATTTTACAAAGAAGGACAAGATGGCATCCTAGATCTAAGATGCTGTAACCGCTCCAACATCTCCAACAGTGCCCAAGAAACACTGTGTGAAAGTTGAGTCCTGGTTCCTCTTGGGTCTTTCCTCTACACCTAAGCTCtctcttaccgctaagtcaataggtggcggtaagattCTCAGGCCCAAATGACGcaagccaattttcattttgccgcacgtccatcttggcctaaaaaaaaaagccttttttgtagGCAACTGATAAATGGACCTGcggcgcatccaatacatgcgtctacaacagtgcaggccattttttagcacccttaataaaaggacccttcagtAAAAATCTATGGAGACTTTGTAGTTTCATTAGTTAAGGGCTAAAACAGGGAGAATAATGTGAAAACATGGAGGACCATTGTCAGTAGAAGGATCTTTGTTGATAAATTTCCCTTGGATACCAAGTATTTCTGCTCAAGAAATGTTTGTGTTGGAAATTTTTAAAATTCATTCTCCACATTTACCTTCAGTTCCCAGAATTTTCTGTTTGCctactttaagaaaaaaaatctggtgGTGAAGGGGCAGATGTTTTATCTCCTTCAGTTTGGATATGGCTGGTTTTCAGATAGGTAGTTCCACATTTTTCGCTTTATGAATTCAGGGTTTTCATGATGTAGCAAAAGCCACACAAGCGTCAACAACAGTTTTTGTTAATGATGCCTAGGGTTTTAGCCGTGGGAGGTTTGTTCTTCTTGATatgtggactagattctatattggtgcctgaaaaaaccagtaccaaaaatatttccacctaggcatatGCATAGGTTTAGGAGCAGGTATACAATATGCCTAGCGGCCATGCTGCACCAactctaggcgcatccatttatgccaagtaaaactcggTGCAAGTTAGGCGCGGAGCAAGTGCATTCTATAGCCTTGCATGTAGATTTTTGGAACACTCACAGCCCacccattccatacccatggccatgcccccttttggcagTGTGCATTAGACTTTATGcgcaccacttacagaatatgcttagcaagttgtgtgcataaattgtgcAGCAAATTCAGTCACgttatatagaattgggggggggggggttaatatcaGTATCAAATGTATATCTTCTTTGATCCCTATCAGTTGACTTGGTTTTTGGACTAATTAAATTTGTGCTTATCGGTCAGAGCTCCCCTATCCATTTAGAGGAGCCCCAGCCACAGGAGCAGTTCCCCCTCAtatgaaaaattattttgtcTAATGCTAGGTAATTTCTTTAGTGAAATGCATAAAATTTCCTATTAATAATTTGTTCTTACCTTCTCCATTATTGAAGACTTGGAACAGATACCAGGAAATATTTCTTATATTGTTAAGTGATAGGTTATTATTAATTTCTGTAGGTATTCTGTTATTCTATCAAGGGCTTGTTACTTGGAATTATATTTgaaaaattttcaataaagataAAGTTGAAGAATTGTACAGACTGTAAAACTGAATACATCATTGTGTTGTCAGATGCCCATGTTCAAAAACTGTATGTGGGATTAATGTTGCAGTGCTTAAAACATAGGATGGCTGAACATAAATACAATTTTGATGAGGCGTAGGACCAATGAGCCGCTAGTTGCGCATTGTGATGTTCAAGCGCATAAATTTGATAGTCTGAAATGTTCACTATTGATGCTGAGCCAGTTCACAGCAAAGGTGGCGTGGCTTGGGCGGTATGAAAAGATTACAGCAGCAGAGAGTTATATTGTATATACAATGTTAAACTCATTGGAACCCTATGGATTGAACAGTTGAACAGATTGGAGTGTATTTTTCTAATCAGTATAGACTCTGCCTTTGTATTTTCACATCCATTAGGATatatagtaatatacaaaaagggagatatgatagaggtctataaatatgagtggagtggaatgggtagacatgaacgTTTCTTtacctctttccaaaaatactaggactaggtggcatgcgatgaagctacaaagtagtaaatttaaaacaaatgggagaaaacttTCTTCAttcacgtgtaattaaactctggatgtGTGGTCAAGATGGCCGACTGTAAGGAGCTCCGGGATTGAGGTCCGGAGGAGTGAGCCCACCTGGTCCATGCTGCACCATCCCAACCGGACCGGAATGGTCCGGAGCTGAACCGCAGCCAAGTGGGTGTCACGGGATCGCGGCGACCCCGCTGAGGGCCCGCACTGGCAGGCGAGCTCGAGGCCGATCGCGGTGGTCTGCCTGCCTCGTGGCCACGGCGCATCCCAGCTGAACCAGTCCGCCGGACCGTCAGTGGATGCGGGATCAGTCTGGATCGTCCAGAGTCGGACTGAGATCGGATTGAAGTGACACGGAGACATCGGGCGGCTCCCTGGCCAGGCCGACCTTGCAGCATCCCCGAGTTGATCGCGGTCACCTACAGGCCACATCCCCGACCGGGCTGAGACGACCCGAGCCAGGATCGACTGACCTCGTCGACCGCCAGCCTCGTGGCTGATGGCGCCCTAAGGGCGAGTGGCGTTGCACAGCTCAACAAAGCAGAGACCGATGCGGGTCGGGCAGCATCCCCCTCCAGATCCAGATTGGACCCGAGTCGGACCTGCCGATTGGGCCTGCCACCAGCGTCAACCGGCGAGGGAGGGATCGGCATCGCATGGTCAATTGCCGATCAGTAAACCAGGAGGCCCACCGACTTCGGAAGTCCTACCTGACAGAACCGAGCCCCGACTAACAACACCAACAGGCATCACAGAGAGGAACAAGCTCTGTTCCGGGAGGAGCCGGCCTATGCTCCAGCTCTCTGGTCTCAACCTGGTCCACCCGAGCCATCCTCTCTTCTGAGACCTGCCCAGCAGCTCCAGCACTGTTGCTCGGAAAGCGGCCCACCCGCTCcagctctccctggtccacccgagccatcttctcttctctctgcttgcttgctccagtccagcagttccagcctgttccagtccgccgatccttgcttgttccagcccagctTGCGCCattccgccgatccagcttccccctgcctattccagttcatctgctgcggcccgcttgttccagccctgcttatTCAGTACGGCAGTTCCAGCTTAtcccagtccgccgatccagcttcccctgcctgctctgatccatcGGCCTGTTCCAGCCCGCTTGCTACCTGCTCCAGCAGTCCGTCGGAGCCAGCTTCTCCCTCCTTGTCCCAACTTGTCCCAATCCGCCGATCCAGCTCTCCCTGCCTTCTCTGATCCATCggcctgttccagcccgcctgctacctgctccagcttgccgcagtccgtcggatc
This portion of the Microcaecilia unicolor chromosome 4, aMicUni1.1, whole genome shotgun sequence genome encodes:
- the TMEM138 gene encoding transmembrane protein 138 gives rise to the protein MLQSSNYSLVLSLQFLLLIYDLFVNSFSELLRMAPVIQLVLFIIQDIAILFNVIILFLMFFNTFVFQAGLVSLLFHKFKGTIILSAVYLALSIAFHIWVMNLRWKSNSLFIWTDGLLTLFVFQRLVAVLYYYFYKRTAVCLGDPRFYEDSLWLRKEFSRVRS